The genomic interval CAGAAATCCAGTTAATGGGCTTGATGCAGAAGCCTTTTCCTGTTCCTCAATTGGTCCTGCTTCAATGCCTAAAACAGCAGACTCAACTGCCAACTTAAAAGCCCTTGCCATTTTAACAGGGTCTTCTGCTAAAGCTATTGCAGTATTAACAAGGACAGCATCGGCACCTAACTCAATTGCCCTTGCGGCATGAGATGGAAGCCCTAAACCTGCATCAACCACAACAGGCACATTAGCCTGCTCAACAATAATTCTAATAAATTCCTCAGTTTTCAATCCCCTTGCACTACCTATTGGTGCAGCCAAAGGCATTACAGTGGCACAGCCGACATCTTCAAGCCTTTTTGCAAGCACAGGGTCTGCATGCATATATGGAAGAACAACAAACCCTTCCTTAACAAGCATTTCTGCAGCCTTTAATGTTTCAAAAGGGTCTGGCAATAAGTAAACAGGGTCTGGAGTTACCTCAAGTTTTACCCAGTTTATCCCGGATGCAGCCCTTGCAAGCCTTGCAAGCCTAACAGCCTCTTCCGCATCCTTTGCACCAGATGTATTGGGTAGAACAATGTATTTATCAAAATCAATTGCACTTAAAGTTGGGTCTGGAGAATTAAAACTTACCCTTCTCAAGGCAACGGTAACAATCTCAGCCCCTGAAACCTCAAGAGCCTCTGCCATAACCTTTGGGGAAGGAAATTTCCCTGTTCCTATAAACAACCTTGATTTTATCTCTTTTCCTGCAATTATAAGCGGTTTCAAATTATCCTCCTCCTACAAAAGAAACAACCTCAACCTTGTCTCCTTCTTTAATTAAAGTTTTGTCAAAATCTTCTTTATAAATTACCTTTCCATTCAACTCAACAGCAACAAACCTTGAGTTTATTTTTAAAGCTGAAAGAAGTTCAGACACATTGGTTAGATTATTTTCAAACTCTCTTATCTCTCCGTTTATTCTCAATTTCATTTTTCCAGCCCTAAAAGTATTCTTACAATTAAATGGGATTGAATAGAAGCAGCTACCCCTACCCTTGTTGCCACAAGGCCTAAGCCATCCCTTACCTCACTCACCCCATCTCCTACAATATAAATTTTATCAGATATTTTTTTTACCGATATAGTTTTTTCCGAATCAAAACCTGCCACCCCGCTTGCTGCAACTATTACTTTTTCAGGAAACTTTTCCCTAATTCCACTTACCAATTCTGCCTTTGCTTCAGGATTATCAAAACATTCTGCAACTATATGGCAATCTTTAAAAACTTCAACATTATCTCTTGTTATCTTTAAAATATGGCCTTCAACTTTTGTAAATCCTGAAATTTTATCCATATTCTCCTTAAATGCTTTTACTTTAAGCTCTCCAATCTGATGCACAAAATACCTCTGTCTGTTTAAATTTGGCGGCTCAACAATATCAAAATCTGCAACAACCAATTTCCCAACACCTGCCCTAACAAGGTTTTCTCCAATAACACTCCCCAATCCACCTAAACCTGCTATACCTACAACACTTTGTTGAAGTCTCTCTGTGTAATTATCAGGCTGTCTTGCAAACATTAAATCTTTTAAGGAAATGTCAGGGGGTATTTCCCCTTTTTTGAAAACAGAAATCCTGTCTCCCTCTTTCAAAATAGTTGAAAAATCAGGTCTTAAAACTGTGTTTAAAATAACATTATCAAAGTCAGAAAAATATTTATTTAAAAAATCTTTAAGACTAATTGCCCTATTTATTTCAACTGGTTTACCATTTAAAAAAACCTTCAAATTTAATCCCTTCTTCCGAAAAACATTGTAATTCCGGCTATTGAAAAATCCTTTTGCAATTTTAATTTTAAACCTTTTACCCTCTCAAAATCAATGCCGCCTAATAAAACAACCTTATCCCCAAATTTATCTAAAAGAGGTGATATTTCATCAAGCCCAAGGGGTTTTAAATGGTAATCTTTTTTAGAATACGGCTTAAAAATTGGGGATATAAAAACAAAAGTTGCGCCTTTTTCAAGCATTTTTTCTGCTAATTCAATACTATGGCAGGATACAGAAAAACGAAAATTAAAGTTTTTCTTTAAAAAATCATTAAAAAAAACAATGCTTTTTTCTTTGAAATGACAAATTATGTGGTTGTCTTTCAAATCTTTCCATTTATCAAAGGGAATAAGAGGAATCATTCCCTTATCTTTTAATTTTTCACAAATATTTTTTAATTCAGGGGAATTTAAAATTAAAGGGCTTCTCACATATATGTGGGAAGCCCCTATTTCCTTAAGTAAACAGAATGAATTAACTAAATCGTCACAATTAAAATCATCCGGTGTAATTGCTATAAATTTCATTAAATTAAATTTCTGAAAACTTCTTATGTCTCCTTAAAACAACCTTTGCGTACCTGAATGCCGGTAAATCTTTTTTGTGTTTGTATTTTCTTAACGCAGTTTCTCCCATATTGTAAGCTGCAAGAACAAGGTTCATATCCTTGAATCTTTCTGAGAGTTTTTTAAGATAATACATACCTAAGGTTACATTTAACTGAGGATTGTAAAGGTGTTTTTTATCTTTGATTACAATCCCAAAATCTTTGGCAAGTGCTTTGCCTGTGACTGGCATCAACTGCATTAGACCAATCGCACCAACACGAGAAGTTGCAAATTTGTTAAAACTTGATTCAGTCTGGATAACAGCAAGGACAAATTCAACTGAAAAACCATACTCAATACTCTTTTCTGCAATAATCCTTGCCACATCTGCCTTTTCTTCTTCCGTCAGGTTTGTTTTTACTGAATTCAAAACTCTGAGAACCTTTTGATAGTTTTGCAAAAACTCAATTTCGTATTGAACAGAGTTTTCTATAGAATTTTCATAGTTTTTCTCGTTTTTAGCCATCGGCAAATTCACAGGTTTAACAAGGTTGTTATACCCTGTAAAAGCCGCCATAATCATGGCTGTTGTTAATAAAATTAAGTATTTCTTCATAGCACTACCTCCACAAGAGGTAGAATTTAACACAGACAAAAAAAATGTCAAGGGAAAATTTTTATCAGGTGATATTTATCACTCAAATGTTGAAATCGATTTTTATTAAAAAAAATAACTAATTTTAATATTTATGCTCTGAATGAATTGTACAGTAAAATTTTCCATCCTCTAAATAGTATTCTCCCCCTGCCGGACATTCAGGAATCTGCAAGCCGTACTCTTTTAATTGCTCAATTGTAACATCAGCAGGGTCATCTATCCCATGTGTTGACATATAGGTTTTAACAAAATCGTTTAGCATCTTTAAATTCTGCCTGCACGCCAACTCTTTTGTTTTGTCTATCTGAGCCTGCGCTTTTGCAGGAGGGTTACTCTTTGTACCTACAAAATCCCCTGCCCCTGTATAAACCAGATAACCGATAACCCCAACAACAATTAAAAGCACAATCAAACGCATATTGCCCTCCTAAAAAAGATTCAAATGTTAAATAATATTTTATCAATTAAAATAACATTGAAAAGATTAAAAATTTTTAAATAAGCAAAACCACATATTTACTGGAAAAATTTTTGAATATGCCCCAAAATCTTTTTTTGTTTTTCTCTATTTCTTAAAATTTCTTTTATCAAATCTTCCATCGCATAAGGAATATCTTCAAATTCTTCGGGAAGTTGAGAATCAATTTTATCAATCGGTTCTTTCATTTCAATAAGTTTGCAAATAATAGACTCAAACCTTTTAAAGAATTTCTCAATTTTTAACCTGAAGTAAGAGTAAACGAGAATTATTAACGATATCAAAAACAAACTGCTAAATATGAAAAAAAACTCAAACCTTTTTCTAAAGTATAAAATAAGGTTGTCAAATCTAAAGTGGCTTTTAAATAGAAGATTATCTAAAGAAGGAAGAAGTTTAAAATAGTAGAACCAGAAATTCAACACTGCAATAAAAAAAACAACAACACCAAACATTATCAAAAACCTTTTTTGAAATTTTCTATCTATAAAATATTGCTTTCGCCTTCCCATACTCTCCCCCCTACAAATTATGACAGGATAAACACAGTTTACTTCCTCTATTACTCATAACCAATTTACCTTTTAACTTTGAATAATGGTCATGGCAGGTTAAACATTCAACCTTCCCGTTAATCAATTTTATTTGAGGTGGCAAACTTTGAGGCGGATGATAAAAATTAGGAGATTTACGATAAACCTCTTCATAATTCACCCCAATCGGGTGTGATAGCCCTATTCCTCCCAAATGATTCCATGATAACTGTGTTCCACCTCCGTCAGCATTTGATGCAATAACACCATTATGACAAGTCATACAATCCCTGGAACTTCTATCTAAAATTTTTAAAATCTCTGGTGAATCAAATTTTACATGAGCCACGCCAAAAGAAACACTATGAGAAGGTTCACAATTATTACAAATATCATCAACACTATGGCACTGGATACAAAATTCTTTCCCAGCTTTTTTATATCTTAAAAGATATGGATAATTGTCGGCTTTTCTTTTCTGTGTATCTTTCGAACCATAACTTTTATGAGCATAATGGCATGTTATACATGTCATTTTATTATTAAAAAGAGGAAACCTTTTTGGCAAAACCCTTTTTACAAAAAAATCTGACGGATGACTTCTTTTATCAATATCCTCGTGGCAATTTTTGCATAGAAAATCCGGAGAGCCTGTTAACATATTCGGTTCTTTTATTCCCAAATGGCAAAAAGAACATTCATTCTTAAAATTGTGAACCCCACCGGTAATAGAAAGCCCTCTTATAACCAATACGCATAAAATCAAAATAGCTAACAAAAAGGCATTTAATTTAAAGTTCATTTTTCTCAATTTCCTTTAATGAATTTACTAATATTTTTAATTTTTCTTTTTCGGTATCGGAAAGGGAAGCTTTTTGAGATTTAGACAAAATTTCCTCTATTTCGCACAACAATTTTCTCCTTTTTGATTCCCTGCTCAATAACACTGATAGATCGCTCTCAAGCGGTTTTAAAAAATCTGTTTTTCTAAATGCTATTCTCTCAATCTCTTTACCGTTTAAAAAATCTTTAAACATCATTTTAACTCTATACATTGGACCTGAAATTTTGTGTGAAAACCTCAATGCAAGGAACAATATTAGAGACAGGCAAATAACAGTTTGAAGCAACAACGAAATAAATACCATGTATAAAACCCGCTGTTTTATAATCGCAATTAAATGGAAAATACTGTGAAAATTACGTGGCAAAGGCTTGTCTAAAATCCCCCATATAATTCCTATTCCAATTAAAGAACCTATAATTATTGATATAGAGGCTACAAGCACAAATAAAAATTCTTTTTCCACAGGTATCAACCTGTCATTTTTCATCTTTTACTCCGATATTTTTTCCATAAAACTTTATAGGATTCTTTATAACACCTCATTGCCAAATCAACTAAATTATTTTTCTCAAACTCATTACCTATTTTGTAAATAACGGTGAAAAATTCTGGCTCAAAATTTACATAATCCGCACATTTTTTTAACTGGTCTATATCGCCTGTTTTAAGATACTGTTCATAATAGTATGCAAGCATAAATCGTCTGGCCTTTTTCTGTTTAAACATGTTGGCAAATTTTTTCTCCGCCTCTCCAACTTTTCCGTCTAACAACAATGAATAGAACAAGCCTAAAACAACTCTTTTGTCACTTTTATCTGTTTCGTATAGTTTTGAATAAACTTTAATTGCTACATTATAGTTACCGTTAATAAACATAAAGAAAGCCTGCCTTATAGCTCTTTCTTTACTTTTTAAACTTTTTTTCTTTCTCATTTCTGCATAAATGTTTTTCGGCAATGAGTTAGATATTAAAGCATTTAAATAACTTTCAAAAACAATTTTCATATTAGGGATTACACCTGCAATTTCACCAATTAACTTCTGGTTCTCATTAACAAACAATATTGTTGGCAAAACAATAACTCCCATGCTGCCGTATAACTTCCTCTCATAATCTTCAACCACTTTGAAGTTTTTATACCTTTTCAACAAGACTTCCAATTGTTGACAATCCACATTTACAGTTTTCACAAAGAAAACATTTATAACCCTTTTTTTTGTCAAAACATTGCCTATTGTTTTAACTACTTTTTCATTCTTTTTCTTTTTCCCGTTTAAGAAAACTATTATTTTTTTCTCATTCACCAAAATCTTTTCATTTAAAGCATTTTTCTTAAACTTTCCTCCTATCGGCACTCCCCTTAGCGCAAAAGAATTTATGAAAAAAGTTAACAGTAAAAAAATAACTAAAAACTTTTTCATTGATACTTCTCCGGATTTATTCTGTTATATTTATACCCTCTGTGACAACCTGGAGAACAGCTCCCTCCGTTTTTATTTATAGTGAAATTTATAGGAATGTCCCATTTACCGAAAGGAGTTTCTTCTCTAATATGTTTCGGCAATTTGCTTGCATGAGCCATATGACATGCTCTACATGTTCTTCCTTTTTTCTTATGAACATGAACATAATGTAAATTCTCCGAGCCATTTCTAAAGTTGGTATCAACAGTTGTTTCTGGATTTTCCGCAAGATTGGCTTCATGACATTCAAAACACAAAGAGTACCTCTTTTTTTCATAAGGGGTATAAAATTTTTTCGGATACTGTGCTACAAGAATTTTGTAAAAGTTTGAGCCGTGTGGATTGTGACAACCGGCGCAATTACCCTCTCTAATAGGCCCATGTTTTTGTGGGTTTTCAGTAAGTATTTTAAATATATTATAATCTTTTCCGTCTGTACCTATAATAGGCTTATTATGACAGGATAAACATAAAGAAACCTGATTATCTTTAAGATTATTATCATATAGAGAACCGTGCGGGTCATGACAGTTAACACAACCTTTTCCATCATTTACAGGCGGATGCTTATAAAGTGCCTGTTTCGCTTGGTCAACCAAATCACTATGGCATTCAGAACAGATTTTTTTAGGAGATGTTATTAACTGATATTTAAACGAACTTGCGTGGGGATTGTGACAGCCTGTGCAACCATCCTCCAAAGCAGTATGCATTTTTTTCCCAGAATTAGTGTAATTTTTATCCGTATGGCAATTTACACAAAGTTGTTCTTGAGGAGATATTAAAAGGTATCTATTATCTGAAGAATGCGCATCATGACATATTGAACAGTTTCCAGAAATATTGGGGCCATGAATATACTTCCCCTCTTTTGTCTCCCTATCATGGCATTCAAAACAGGTAGCATCAACCCTTTTTGTCCTTATTAGGGCTTTAGTATCTCCTCCATGAGGGTTGTGGCAAAAAATACACTTCTTCATTTTTAA from Thermotomaculum hydrothermale carries:
- a CDS encoding thiazole synthase; translation: MKPLIIAGKEIKSRLFIGTGKFPSPKVMAEALEVSGAEIVTVALRRVSFNSPDPTLSAIDFDKYIVLPNTSGAKDAEEAVRLARLARAASGINWVKLEVTPDPVYLLPDPFETLKAAEMLVKEGFVVLPYMHADPVLAKRLEDVGCATVMPLAAPIGSARGLKTEEFIRIIVEQANVPVVVDAGLGLPSHAARAIELGADAVLVNTAIALAEDPVKMARAFKLAVESAVLGIEAGPIEEQEKASASSPLTGFLD
- the thiS gene encoding sulfur carrier protein ThiS codes for the protein MKLRINGEIREFENNLTNVSELLSALKINSRFVAVELNGKVIYKEDFDKTLIKEGDKVEVVSFVGGG
- a CDS encoding lytic transglycosylase domain-containing protein, with the translated sequence MKKYLILLTTAMIMAAFTGYNNLVKPVNLPMAKNEKNYENSIENSVQYEIEFLQNYQKVLRVLNSVKTNLTEEEKADVARIIAEKSIEYGFSVEFVLAVIQTESSFNKFATSRVGAIGLMQLMPVTGKALAKDFGIVIKDKKHLYNPQLNVTLGMYYLKKLSERFKDMNLVLAAYNMGETALRKYKHKKDLPAFRYAKVVLRRHKKFSEI
- a CDS encoding cytochrome c3 family protein, with protein sequence MNFKGIILIVCAVIFSVASYSFDKNCVTSKCHTDFKKFKIIHSPVEEDCESCHEKTGKHEFKLFYKDVNQVCTDCHEDRGGGKFLHGALKMKKCIFCHNPHGGDTKALIRTKRVDATCFECHDRETKEGKYIHGPNISGNCSICHDAHSSDNRYLLISPQEQLCVNCHTDKNYTNSGKKMHTALEDGCTGCHNPHASSFKYQLITSPKKICSECHSDLVDQAKQALYKHPPVNDGKGCVNCHDPHGSLYDNNLKDNQVSLCLSCHNKPIIGTDGKDYNIFKILTENPQKHGPIREGNCAGCHNPHGSNFYKILVAQYPKKFYTPYEKKRYSLCFECHEANLAENPETTVDTNFRNGSENLHYVHVHKKKGRTCRACHMAHASKLPKHIREETPFGKWDIPINFTINKNGGSCSPGCHRGYKYNRINPEKYQ
- the thiF gene encoding sulfur carrier protein ThiS adenylyltransferase ThiF encodes the protein MKVFLNGKPVEINRAISLKDFLNKYFSDFDNVILNTVLRPDFSTILKEGDRISVFKKGEIPPDISLKDLMFARQPDNYTERLQQSVVGIAGLGGLGSVIGENLVRAGVGKLVVADFDIVEPPNLNRQRYFVHQIGELKVKAFKENMDKISGFTKVEGHILKITRDNVEVFKDCHIVAECFDNPEAKAELVSGIREKFPEKVIVAASGVAGFDSEKTISVKKISDKIYIVGDGVSEVRDGLGLVATRVGVAASIQSHLIVRILLGLEK
- a CDS encoding cytochrome c3 family protein, which encodes MNFKLNAFLLAILILCVLVIRGLSITGGVHNFKNECSFCHLGIKEPNMLTGSPDFLCKNCHEDIDKRSHPSDFFVKRVLPKRFPLFNNKMTCITCHYAHKSYGSKDTQKRKADNYPYLLRYKKAGKEFCIQCHSVDDICNNCEPSHSVSFGVAHVKFDSPEILKILDRSSRDCMTCHNGVIASNADGGGTQLSWNHLGGIGLSHPIGVNYEEVYRKSPNFYHPPQSLPPQIKLINGKVECLTCHDHYSKLKGKLVMSNRGSKLCLSCHNL
- a CDS encoding thiamine phosphate synthase, whose amino-acid sequence is MKFIAITPDDFNCDDLVNSFCLLKEIGASHIYVRSPLILNSPELKNICEKLKDKGMIPLIPFDKWKDLKDNHIICHFKEKSIVFFNDFLKKNFNFRFSVSCHSIELAEKMLEKGATFVFISPIFKPYSKKDYHLKPLGLDEISPLLDKFGDKVVLLGGIDFERVKGLKLKLQKDFSIAGITMFFGRRD